The Carassius auratus strain Wakin chromosome 5, ASM336829v1, whole genome shotgun sequence genome includes a window with the following:
- the LOC113085665 gene encoding mitochondrial 2-oxoglutarate/malate carrier protein-like — MASAADTARPKTSPKSIKFLFGGLAGMGATVFVQPLDLVKNRMQLSGQGSKAREYKTSFHAVASILRNEGIGGIYTGLSAGLLRQATYTTTRLGIYTVLFERMTRADGTPPNFLMKAFIGMTAGATGAFVGTPAEVALIRMTADGRLPPDQRRGYTNVFNALIRITREEGVTTLWRGCIPTMARAVVVNAAQLASYSQSKQALLDSGYFRDDILCHFCASMISGLVTTAASMPVDIVKTRIQNMRMIDGKPEYRNGLDVLVKVIRKEGFFSLWKGFTPYYARLGPHTVLTFIFLEQMNRFYKIYFLDS, encoded by the exons ATGGCATCCGCCGCGGACACAGCCAGGCCCAAAACCTCGCCCAAATCGATTAAGTTTCTCTTCGGTGGCTTGGCTGG GATGGGTGCCACGGTGTTTGTGCAGCCGCTGGACCTGGTGAAGAACCGCATGCAGCTGAGCGGTCAGGGATCAAAGGCTCGAGAGTACAAGACCAGCTTTCATGCCGTGGCCAGCATCCTTCGCAACGAGGGCATCGGCGGCATCTACACCGG ACTCTCTGCGGGTCTGTTGAGACAGGCTACCTACACCACGACCCGTCTGGGCATCTACACCGTCCTGTTTGAGCGCATGACCAGAGCTGATGGCACACCTCCCAACTTCTTGATGAAGGCTTTCATCGGGATGACGGCCGGGGCCACGGGGGCCTTCGTTGGGACTCCGGCCGAGGTGGCACTTATTCGAATGACGGCTGATGGCAG ATTACCTCCAGATCAAAGGAGGGGCTACACCAATGTCTTCAATGCCCTCATCAGAATCACTAGAGAGGAGGGGGTCACCACACTCTGGagg gGTTGTATACCCACCATGGCCAGAGCAGTCGTTGTGAACGCAGCCCAACTAGCCTCATATTCCCAGTCCAAACAAGCACTGTTGGACTCTG gttaTTTCAGAGATGATATCTTGTGTCACTTCTGTGCTAGTATGATCAGTGGACTGGTCACCACTGCTGCCTCCATGCCCGTGGACATCGTTAAGACCAG AATCCAGAACATGAGAATGATCGATGGGAAGCCGGAGTACAGGAATGGTTTG GATGTGTTGGTGAAGGTCATCAGGAAGGAAGGATTCTTCAGTCTGTGGAAGGGTTTTACTCCGTATTACGCTCGTCTCGGGCCACACACAGTTCTCACCTTCATCTTCCTGGAGCAGATGAACAGATTCTACAAGATCTATTTCCTTGACTCCTAG